Proteins co-encoded in one Sporosarcina sp. FSL K6-1522 genomic window:
- a CDS encoding LysR substrate-binding domain-containing protein: MNITSLKMFCLVVDEGSISQAARLSFVSQPAVTRQIRQIENFYGALLFDRTEGKLTVTETGRMLYPFAKAIINDFNRSKEVIQQAIGEGNASLRVGASPTIGEYFLPSLLGRFKKQTPEIKVTLTIKNTPSILEDLENDVIDLALVEGMVESKHFIVKKFAEDELVLVCPTDHAWRDRKEIQIEELANERMIWRESISGTRLIVEDTLREFGVLDTIENYMEISSTQAIKSAVEAGLGISILPRLTVARELEQGYLQEIKLQGIVMRRDLWLVKKQQRFTRTSISSFVEFIAE, translated from the coding sequence ATGAATATAACAAGTTTAAAAATGTTTTGTTTAGTCGTAGATGAAGGGAGTATTAGCCAGGCGGCGAGACTAAGCTTCGTATCGCAGCCAGCTGTCACAAGACAAATCCGTCAAATAGAAAATTTTTACGGGGCATTGTTGTTTGACAGAACCGAAGGGAAGTTGACAGTAACCGAAACGGGAAGAATGCTCTATCCCTTTGCCAAGGCCATTATTAACGACTTCAACCGTTCTAAAGAAGTCATTCAACAGGCAATAGGTGAGGGAAATGCTAGCCTTCGGGTAGGAGCATCTCCAACGATTGGCGAATATTTTCTACCGAGTTTACTAGGAAGGTTTAAAAAACAAACGCCAGAAATAAAAGTAACGTTAACCATTAAAAATACACCGAGCATTTTGGAGGATTTAGAAAACGATGTAATCGATTTGGCGTTAGTGGAAGGCATGGTAGAATCTAAACATTTTATCGTGAAGAAATTTGCTGAAGATGAATTGGTGCTTGTCTGTCCAACAGATCACGCATGGAGGGATAGAAAGGAAATTCAGATTGAAGAATTGGCAAACGAACGAATGATTTGGCGTGAATCGATTTCAGGTACAAGGCTGATTGTAGAAGACACACTGAGGGAATTTGGCGTGTTAGATACCATCGAAAATTATATGGAAATCAGCAGTACACAAGCGATAAAAAGCGCGGTAGAGGCAGGGCTAGGCATTAGTATTTTGCCGAGGTTAACAGTCGCAAGAGAATTGGAGCAAGGATATTTACAGGAAATAAAATTGCAGGGGATTGTAATGAGAAGGGATTTATGGCTGGTGAAAAAGCAACAGCGCTTTACGAGGACGAGCATTTCGAGTTTTGTGGAGTTTATTGCAGAATAA
- a CDS encoding CoA transferase subunit A, whose amino-acid sequence MGKVIESSEMRKLFKNGDQILTGGFGLSGTPLTIIDELLETEVCDLTIVSNNLGDEGQGLHKLFMQGKIKKAIGSFFSINKEAVVAWSKGELEIDLLPQGTLAEAIRCGGAGIGGFYTRTGVGTELAEGKEEREIDGERYIFEKAIKGDVAIVKAAKADTIGNLVYHTTARNFNPMMATAGKIVIAEVDEIVEVGELDPEYIVTPHAYVDYVIQSAYSKIGSEYVGAK is encoded by the coding sequence ATGGGGAAAGTCATTGAATCTAGTGAAATGAGAAAGTTGTTCAAAAATGGTGATCAAATCTTAACAGGTGGTTTTGGATTATCTGGAACGCCTCTTACAATTATTGATGAACTATTAGAGACAGAGGTCTGTGATTTGACAATTGTTAGTAATAATTTGGGGGATGAGGGACAAGGGCTTCATAAATTATTTATGCAGGGAAAAATTAAGAAGGCAATTGGTTCATTTTTCTCCATAAATAAAGAAGCGGTAGTTGCTTGGTCAAAAGGAGAGTTAGAAATCGATTTGTTGCCACAGGGTACTTTAGCTGAAGCAATTCGATGTGGGGGCGCTGGTATTGGTGGCTTTTATACGAGAACCGGTGTTGGAACTGAATTGGCTGAAGGTAAAGAAGAACGAGAGATTGATGGTGAAAGATATATCTTTGAAAAAGCAATTAAAGGTGACGTTGCGATTGTTAAAGCAGCCAAAGCAGATACAATAGGGAATCTCGTTTACCACACGACTGCGCGTAATTTCAATCCGATGATGGCGACTGCTGGAAAGATTGTCATTGCTGAAGTAGATGAAATTGTGGAAGTAGGAGAGCTGGATCCGGAATATATCGTTACACCACATGCTTATGTTGATTATGTTATTCAGAGTGCTTATTCAAAGATAGGGAGTGAGTATGTTGGGGCAAAATAA
- a CDS encoding acetoacetate--CoA ligase, producing MNLFEKENSTEVIKEGTFLWEANQSYKDNANITKYMKWLADNNKPSFANYQALWQWSVDELEDFWETIWDYFEIESSTPYTSVLEIKSMPGAKWFIGAKVNYTQHILRNSSPDKVAIYSESETRPSLEITWAELTRDVLILATELRRMGVQSGDRVGAYMPNTHEAVIALLATVSIGAVWSSCSPDFGTKSVVDRFEQIQPKVLIAVDGYTYGGKKFDRRNEVKALSKKLSTVEQVIYVPYLFDENEGTPIEGAVMWKDVMNQPAIELVDFVFEDVSFEHPLWILYSSGTTGIPKGIVHSHGGIVLEMYKVHNFHLNLKEEGSLFFYTTTGWVMFNLLVSGLITKSSIVLYDGNPVYPDAGRLWQIAEKTGTTMFGSSPSFVQIMNKVGISPKESYDLSKLEGIILSGSPAGPEVFEWMYTHVKKDLWLTSQSGGTDIASGFVGAIPIESVHAGEMQVRTLGVEVQAFDDAGQAVMDEVGELVVTKPMPSMPIYFWGDVDNKRYLDSYFDMYPGIWRHGDFIKITSKGSCIIYGRSDSTLNRFGVRMGTSEIYSSVETVEDIKDSLVVNLDLPDGKFFMPLFIVLKEGIQLDDALKNKIVEKIRVECSPRHVPDDIVQVDEIPYTLTNKKMEVPVRRLLMSVDEKSVANRDAMANPSSLDFFQNYRDQVVAKK from the coding sequence ATGAACCTTTTTGAGAAAGAGAATAGCACTGAAGTAATCAAAGAAGGAACGTTTCTTTGGGAAGCCAATCAAAGCTACAAAGATAATGCGAATATTACAAAGTATATGAAATGGCTTGCTGATAATAATAAACCTAGTTTTGCAAACTACCAGGCACTTTGGCAATGGTCGGTTGATGAGCTTGAAGATTTTTGGGAGACGATTTGGGATTACTTTGAAATTGAATCTTCTACGCCTTATACAAGTGTTCTTGAAATTAAGTCTATGCCAGGTGCCAAATGGTTCATAGGGGCGAAGGTGAACTATACACAGCATATTTTGCGCAACAGTTCACCCGATAAAGTCGCGATTTATTCGGAGTCTGAGACCCGTCCTTCGCTTGAAATCACATGGGCGGAATTGACGAGAGATGTATTGATTCTGGCAACTGAGTTGAGGCGAATGGGGGTACAATCTGGTGATCGGGTTGGTGCATATATGCCGAATACTCATGAGGCTGTTATTGCGTTATTAGCAACCGTAAGTATAGGGGCTGTCTGGTCTAGCTGCTCACCTGACTTTGGTACGAAGAGCGTGGTGGACAGATTCGAGCAAATACAACCGAAAGTATTGATTGCGGTTGATGGTTACACATACGGCGGTAAGAAGTTCGACAGGCGCAATGAAGTGAAAGCGCTTTCGAAAAAACTGTCAACAGTGGAACAGGTTATCTACGTCCCGTATCTATTCGATGAAAATGAAGGTACTCCTATAGAAGGAGCAGTGATGTGGAAGGATGTCATGAACCAACCAGCAATCGAACTGGTGGATTTCGTTTTCGAAGATGTCTCTTTTGAACATCCTTTATGGATTTTATATTCATCAGGCACGACTGGTATTCCGAAAGGCATTGTTCATAGTCATGGTGGGATTGTACTTGAAATGTACAAGGTACACAATTTCCATTTAAACCTTAAAGAAGAGGGGAGCTTATTCTTTTATACAACGACTGGATGGGTGATGTTCAATTTACTTGTAAGTGGTTTAATAACGAAATCATCCATTGTTCTTTATGATGGGAATCCCGTCTATCCAGATGCTGGAAGACTGTGGCAGATAGCGGAGAAAACAGGGACGACAATGTTCGGCTCTAGTCCTTCATTTGTACAAATCATGAATAAGGTAGGCATTTCACCGAAGGAATCGTATGATTTATCGAAATTGGAAGGGATCATTTTAAGCGGGTCACCTGCGGGGCCAGAAGTTTTTGAATGGATGTATACACATGTAAAAAAAGATTTGTGGCTCACATCTCAAAGCGGTGGAACAGATATCGCATCGGGCTTTGTTGGTGCCATTCCAATAGAGTCTGTTCATGCTGGAGAAATGCAAGTTCGGACACTTGGAGTTGAAGTACAAGCGTTTGATGATGCAGGACAAGCTGTTATGGATGAAGTAGGTGAGCTTGTTGTCACGAAGCCGATGCCCTCTATGCCTATTTACTTTTGGGGAGATGTGGATAATAAACGCTATTTGGATAGCTATTTCGACATGTATCCTGGAATTTGGCGGCATGGGGACTTTATTAAGATTACGTCGAAAGGTTCTTGTATTATTTATGGACGCTCAGACTCTACACTGAATCGTTTTGGTGTGAGAATGGGTACAAGTGAAATTTACTCGAGTGTGGAAACCGTGGAAGACATAAAAGATAGCTTGGTTGTGAACTTAGACTTGCCTGACGGGAAATTTTTTATGCCGTTGTTCATCGTATTGAAAGAGGGTATTCAATTGGATGATGCGTTAAAGAACAAGATTGTAGAAAAAATTAGGGTGGAATGTTCACCGCGGCATGTTCCAGACGATATCGTCCAAGTCGATGAAATACCTTATACATTAACGAATAAGAAAATGGAGGTTCCGGTTCGTAGACTTCTGATGAGCGTGGATGAGAAAAGCGTAGCAAACCGCGATGCGATGGCAAATCCATCATCGCTCGATTTCTTTCAGAACTATCGAGATCAAGTAGTAGCCAAAAAATGA
- a CDS encoding chromate transporter — protein sequence MKEQWKIIIQVFWTFFKIGPVTFGGGFAMIPLIEKEVVDKRNWLKKDDVTDVFALAQSVPGAIAINSATFIGHRIAGVKGAIAAMLGISLPTFLIVLSLGIAYLFFQDNPKIEAAFVAIRASIVALIIYAAIKVGKTAIIDKSTFGMFLVGTFVLFFIHPLFVIVLGGLVGSILVVIKKKLGYKIELEESKEKEKNENRFEYFMGAGI from the coding sequence ATGAAAGAACAATGGAAAATAATTATCCAAGTATTTTGGACCTTTTTTAAAATCGGCCCCGTCACATTCGGGGGAGGTTTTGCCATGATTCCTTTAATCGAAAAAGAAGTAGTTGATAAAAGAAATTGGTTAAAGAAAGACGATGTCACCGACGTCTTCGCATTAGCCCAATCCGTGCCAGGCGCCATTGCCATCAATTCCGCAACATTTATCGGCCATCGAATAGCCGGTGTAAAAGGAGCCATTGCAGCGATGCTTGGGATATCCTTGCCGACTTTTCTAATCGTTCTATCATTAGGGATTGCCTATCTATTCTTTCAGGATAATCCCAAAATAGAGGCCGCCTTCGTAGCGATTCGGGCATCTATCGTCGCTTTAATTATTTATGCCGCTATCAAAGTTGGGAAAACAGCCATTATTGACAAATCGACATTTGGGATGTTCCTCGTAGGAACCTTTGTCCTGTTCTTTATTCATCCACTATTTGTGATTGTATTGGGTGGTTTGGTTGGGAGTATTTTGGTCGTTATTAAAAAGAAACTCGGCTACAAAATCGAGTTGGAGGAAAGCAAAGAGAAAGAGAAGAACGAAAATCGATTCGAGTATTTCATGGGTGCTGGAATCTAA
- a CDS encoding 3-oxoacid CoA-transferase subunit B, whose amino-acid sequence MLGQNKRHVIAKRIAEELQDGQIVNLGIGIPTLVSNYLTDKEVYLQTENGLLGMGPLATQEEVDIDLLNAGKEPVTYLKGASFFNSADSFALIRGGHVDVAVLGVLQVDIHGEIANWAVPNQPILGVGGAMDLVVGAKKVIIASTLFAKDGTSKLVKELTYKTSGVRKVDLFVSDYAVFQFTEEGPKVVEIIEDITIEELSGKVGFELELVPVLSRA is encoded by the coding sequence ATGTTGGGGCAAAATAAAAGACATGTGATTGCGAAAAGAATTGCAGAAGAACTGCAAGACGGTCAAATTGTTAACTTAGGAATTGGGATTCCGACATTGGTCTCCAACTATTTAACTGATAAAGAAGTGTATTTACAAACGGAGAATGGTTTGTTAGGAATGGGGCCTCTTGCAACGCAAGAAGAAGTCGATATTGATTTGCTAAATGCGGGAAAAGAGCCAGTTACTTATTTGAAAGGAGCCTCTTTTTTTAATAGTGCAGATTCTTTTGCATTGATTAGGGGGGGGCATGTAGATGTGGCGGTGTTGGGGGTACTACAGGTCGATATTCATGGTGAAATAGCCAACTGGGCTGTTCCGAATCAACCAATTTTAGGTGTTGGGGGCGCAATGGATCTGGTGGTTGGTGCTAAGAAAGTGATTATCGCATCTACCTTATTTGCGAAAGATGGAACGTCTAAATTGGTAAAAGAATTAACCTATAAAACTAGCGGGGTTCGCAAAGTAGATCTATTCGTTTCTGATTACGCTGTTTTTCAGTTTACAGAAGAAGGCCCTAAAGTCGTAGAGATAATTGAAGATATAACGATAGAAGAACTGAGTGGAAAAGTAGGGTTTGAATTAGAGCTTGTACCTGTTTTATCACGCGCTTAG
- a CDS encoding TetR/AcrR family transcriptional regulator, translating into MLEPVKKQRRGEETKKKILKVALKLFSDKGFNNVTVDEIVKKSGTSKGSFYQHFRTKSDIFLVRFTEVDDYYLEVFQSFPKDMDPLEKLSIFSRKMMRFLDEEMGKGLMKVIYSAALESNEHTYFLNSNRSLFKITRSLVEEAMNKGAIDREYSVDEVITIITQSYMGTIYHWGLQDSDRGLESFSIPITQTILRGLEAKNKYEGPIQ; encoded by the coding sequence TTGCTAGAGCCTGTGAAAAAACAACGACGAGGAGAAGAAACCAAAAAAAAGATACTAAAAGTAGCCTTAAAACTTTTTAGTGACAAAGGTTTTAACAACGTAACTGTCGATGAAATCGTCAAAAAAAGTGGTACATCGAAAGGGTCATTTTATCAACATTTCCGCACGAAATCGGATATTTTTTTAGTTCGTTTCACCGAAGTGGATGATTACTACCTTGAAGTTTTCCAATCTTTCCCCAAGGACATGGACCCGCTAGAAAAATTATCTATTTTCAGTCGAAAAATGATGCGGTTTCTTGATGAAGAAATGGGAAAAGGCCTAATGAAGGTTATTTACAGTGCCGCATTGGAGTCAAATGAGCATACATACTTTTTGAATTCCAATCGCTCACTCTTTAAAATCACGCGTTCATTGGTCGAAGAAGCGATGAACAAAGGGGCAATCGATAGAGAGTACTCTGTAGATGAGGTCATCACAATCATTACACAAAGCTATATGGGAACAATCTATCATTGGGGACTACAAGACTCTGATCGAGGCCTAGAGTCTTTTTCCATTCCGATTACCCAAACAATACTTAGAGGGTTAGAAGCTAAAAACAAATACGAGGGGCCTATTCAATAA